One window of Dermacentor andersoni chromosome 7, qqDerAnde1_hic_scaffold, whole genome shotgun sequence genomic DNA carries:
- the LOC126535678 gene encoding uncharacterized protein, translated as MVSTRAALVTRCWQTSCTRGPAPCPSIWREAASSSPTRRPRHLLHGPVGLGRTASLPSPRLTFPRLRHGTNQPTRTLQGAGFSLVGGVRVRCKGSKAWFTWDSLPSPTFHGTSVPSRGKAEGRSAEPMIPGRGASTTCVWKTRRATQKHESAPVVCSPVGEGEASAQEAAVPEAVSHCGDRERKVVVSRRRRKAAALHKQEWSCDLAADRKGKVLAVTAAKFLKFASPLKAVVSQKQTCINSIKSESAPSAVSGNKLEGQASAPHDAICDSFGKVQHVASRQNKDCLVVAMAECRPVINGVPNEVIVCKCCRSETMQDGGQMTSNPGTEAGDLNKAACIAPTRRRCCEAALTSSCRPASSDAQAVCEGAGANTTRVPNTVTLLHGGGSKVYLNATFDNFISFRQSFDEWCREGKHIVTISRSHRSPFATESKEFEYIRISYSCVHGRAIKPRGTGKRPKQAYNGTGCEMAVSVSLCKSPTLHYKITKLQAKHNHATKYYDLYPQSRLLNDAEKVEFFDFAKCNIGPKYFKSLVEQKTGKKLTTKDVNNYKQRFSIPIRNEQAHGQMVLEKIDTLLANNPNWVVHYEKNQSNNLQFVLLQTTHMREILEKYPEILFIDGTYKVNIEGYILYSILVEDGGGRGRPVCYAFLQNETTEIVQAMFAKFAEFNPFIVSACRVVMIDKDMNELRILTKILPNSEILLCTWHVLQCFQQKVNEKARLQRDQLLPLLKKIVYSFTVQDYLDRLAELEAMANVGTCISAETSYIW; from the exons ATGGTGTCCACCCGAGCCGCTTTGGTAACAAGGTGCTGGCAGACTTCCTGTACCAGGGGGCCTGCACCCTGTCCATCCATCTGGAGAGAAGCCGCATCCAGCAGTCCTACAAGGAGACCCAGGCACCTTCTTCATGGACCAGTTGGACTCGGCAGGACAGCATCCCTGCCATCTCCGAGGCTGACTTTCCCCCGCTTG AGGCACGGCACCAACCAGCCTACCAGAACCCTTCAAGGTGCTGGATTTTCACTTGTTGGCGGTGTCCGTGTCCGTTGCAAGGGAAGCAAGGCTTGGTTCACCTGGGACAGCCTGCCTTCCCCCACTTTCCATGGCACAAGTGTACCAAGTAGGGGAAAAGCCGAGGGGAGGTCTGCTGAGCCAATGATCCCTGGTCGAGGTGCAAGCACCACTTGTGTCTGGAAAACTAGGAGAGCCACACAAAAGCATGAGAGTGCTCCTGTTGTGTGCTCACCTGTGGGGGAAGGAGAGGCCAGTGCTCAAGAAGCAGCTGTGCCAGAGGCTGTCTCCCACTGTGGCGACAGGGAGCGGAAAGTGGTAGTATCGAGGAGGAGGCGGAAGGCTGCAGCACTGCACAAGCAAGAATGGAGCTGTGACCTGGCTGCAGACAGGAAAGGCAAAGTTCTTGCTGTGACAGCTGCCAAGTTCTTGAAGTTCGCTTCACCTTTGAAAGCAGTTGTTAGCCAGAAACAGACATGCATTAACAGTATAAAGTCTGAGTCTGCTCCTTCTGCTGTCTCTGGTAACAAGCTTGAAGGACAAGCCAGTGCCCCTCATGACGCCATTTGTGATAGTTTTGGCAAGGTGCAGCATGTGGCTAGCAGGCAGAATAAAGACTGCTTGGTAGTTGCTATGGCTGAGTGCAGACCTGTCATAAATGGTGTTCCAAATGAGGTCATTgtctgcaaatgctgtaggtcAGAAACAATGCAAGATGGAGGGCAGATGACGAGCAATCCTGGCACAGAGGCTGGTGACCTTAACAAAGCTGCGTGCATTGCTCCCACGCGACGTAGGTGTTGTGAGGCTGCTTTGACATCCAGCTGCAGGCCTGCCAGCTCTGATGCCCAGGCTGTTTGTGAAGGAGCTGGTGCTAACACAACCAGAGTTCCTAACACTGTCACTTTATTGCATGGTGGAGGCAGCAAAGTTTATTTAAATGCAACATttgataattttatttctttcaggCAAAGCTTTGATGAATGGTGCAGGGAGGGCAAGCACATAGTCACAATAAGTAGGTCTCATAGAAGTCCATTTGCAACAGAATCTAAAGAGTTTGAGTATATTAGGATTTCATATAGCTGTGTTCATGGTCGTGCTATAAAACCAAGAGGCACAGGAAAGCGACCCAAGCAAGCATACAATGGTACTGGTTGTGAAATGGCAGTTTCAGTAAGCCTGTGCAAATCACCTACTCTTCACTACAAAATAACCAAGCTGCAAGCTAAGCATAATCACGCCACGAAGTATTATGACTTGTATCCTCAAAGCAGGCTTCTAAACGATGCAGAGAAGGTAGAATTCTTTGATTTTGCCAAATGTAATATTGGCCCAAAGTATTTTAAAAGTTTGGTCGAACAGAAAACGGGCAAGAAATTAACTACAAAAGATGTTAACAATTACAAGCAAAGGTTTTCTATTCCTATTCGCAACGAGCAGGCTCACGGACAAATGGTTTTGGAAAAAATAGACACCTTGTTAGCAAATAATCCAAACTGGGTCGTTCACTATGAAAAGAATCAAAGTAATAACCTGCAATTTGTGTTACTTCAGACAACGCACATGCGTGAGATTTTGGAAAAGTACCCAGAGATTTTATTTATTGATGGAACATATAAAGTAAACATTGAAGGCTATATCTTGTACTCTATATTGGTTGAAGATGGTGGAGGTCGTGGGAGACCTGTGTGTTATGCCTTTTTGCAGAATGAAACGACTGAAATTGTGCAGGCTATGTTTGCCAAGTTTGCAGAGTTTAACCCGTTCATTGTATCTGCTTGCAGAGTAGTCATGATAGATAAAGACATGAACGAGCTACGCATTTTGACCAAGATTCTTCCTAATTCTGAAATTTTGTTGTGTACATGGCATGTGCTGCAATGCTTTCAGCAAAAAGTCAATGAGAAAGCTAGACTGCAGCGTGATCAGTTACTCCctctattaaaaaaaattgtttattcctTCACTGTGCAGGACTACTTAGACAGGCTTGCTGAGCTAGAAGCTATGGC AAATGTGGGTACATGCATATCGGCAGAAACTTCCTACATTTGGTAA